Proteins from one Triticum aestivum cultivar Chinese Spring chromosome 7A, IWGSC CS RefSeq v2.1, whole genome shotgun sequence genomic window:
- the LOC123150315 gene encoding TLC domain-containing protein At5g14285-like yields MEYDASSTTGSMFLPFLAMFGAIYLLGYFVVFRRWSLQQRPDASSCLTSLFHGTPATLLALRAVRSSSRAGDLAAPNMPADDLALDFSTAYFTVDLIHYLVFLPHEVLFVAHHLATLYVFATCRAAVRCGAYGLLALEVLAEVTSLAQNLWTLAGMRRADSLLAARAHAVLSLPFYPAYTAMRAVLGPVWFVRMVKFYAADGGVPTWAWASWSVVIGSAILVSVLWVGNLWLVYFRQRMGNNKKEQ; encoded by the coding sequence ATGGAGTATGATGCTTCATCCACGACGGGGTCCATGTTCCTGCCTTTCCTTGCGATGTTCGGGGCCATCTACCTCCTCGGCTACTTTGTGGTCTTCCGGCGCTGGAGCCTGCAGCagcggccggacgcgtccagctGCCTCACCTCGCTCTTCCACGGCACGCCGGCAACGCTGCTGGCGCTGCGCGCAGTGCGGTCCAGCTCGAGGGCTGGCGACCTCGCGGCGCCCAACATGCCTGCCGACGACCTCGCCCTCGACTTCAGCACGGCCTACTTCACTGTCGACCTCATCCACTACCTCGTCTTCCTGCCCCACGAGGTGCTCTTCGTGGCGCACCACCTCGCCACGCTCTACGTCTTCGCCACctgccgcgccgccgtgcgttgcGGCGCCTACGGGTTGCTCGCCTTGGAGGTGCTCGCCGAGGTCACCAGCCTGGCGCAGAACCTGTGGACGCTGGCCGGCATGCGGCGCGCCGACTCGCTGCTGGCCGCCAGGGCGCACGCCGTGTTGTCGCTCCCGTTCTACCCGGCTTACACGGCCATGAGGGCGGTCCTCGGGCCGGTCTGGTTCGTGAGGATGGTGAAATTCTATGCCGCCGATGGTGGTGTGCCGACGTGGGCGTGGGCGTCGTGGAGCGTGGTGATTGGGTCCGCGATACTGGTGAGCGTGCTGTGGGTGGGCAACCTGTGGTTGGTCTACTTCAGACAAAGGATGGGGAACAACAAGAAGGAACAATGA